TGTAGGCGGCGGCGGACATAGGAGCCGGCCGTCTGCCCGAAGCAGACGACGGCCCGCACCTGTAGAGATTCGATCACGGCCTGGTGGAACGGCCAGCACGCGTCGGCGTATTGGAGCAGCTGTCGGCGCGTCAGCGACGCCTCCTGCTGGCTGCGCGCGAACACGAGGTTGCTGGATGCGACTTCTCCTGGATCCAGCGAAAGCCGTCGCAACAGATGTAGCACCCGCGGCTGGAGACCCCACGTGCCGGGCTCGCCACCGCACCAGGCCTCGTCGCGGTAGGCCGACCAGTTGCCAGGGTGTGAGGCGACCTCGGCCGGGTGCCTGCCTATCGTTTCGGTCCGATAGGCGTCCGGGTCACCGCCGGGGTTGAGGCCGAGTAAGTACAGCGGGGACATCGAGGAGAACGCGTCGCGACCGGAGTAGAAGACCCGCCCGGACACGCCTGCAAGCTCACCCGGCACCAGGGCAGCAAAGCGATCAAGACCGAGTTTGTCAGTATCCAGGCGGCCGAGCGGCTTCCGGGGCATGTCGAACAGTGTATGTGCCCGGCTGACTAAGGCGAGGGGTCACCGGTGCGCCGAATTGCCATCGCCGAATCCGAGAACCGACTTGGCCTCGGGGCGCGCCAGGTCGAAGGGGACGACGTTCCTGGCATCCAGTCCGCCGTGCGCGGCGAATCGCTTGAGCAGAACGCGTGAGACGAGGTGCTGGTCGGTGACCGCTGGCGCCGGATCCTGCAGAACCCGTCGGACGTCCTCCAAGGCGTCGGCCACCTGCACCGCCATTTCGTCGCTCATCCGGCAATGGTGATAGGTCGGACTGACAACGTCCTGTGATTTCACCGACCACGGTGGGCAGCAGGCCAATTCAGGACTGGCGCGGTATGCAGAGTTGACGACTGCGCCCTGGGTCAGAATTCTGCTGGTTACGGCGCGCGTCACTAAGGGTGTGGCTTTCGAAGACTTGACCGAGAACTCGCCGAGGCATTATCAAGTCAACTCTTGGATGGATTTTCGACTGTTCCAGGGCTGGTTCTGTCGCACGGTTCAGTCGGGTCTTCGGGTCCGGGATCAACGTGGGGGATGGAGAGCAGGTGATCAGCAGCGACATGGCGACCGCGATTGTGTGCTCGGACTCTAGCCCCGTCAGACTTCGTGCTCAACCGAGGTGTTCGCACACTGCCGCTCACTGGGGAACTCGGAGCGGAAGGGATCCCCCGCATGCACGAGCAAGGCGAGCTTGTCGAGCTGTGGCGCCTCACGCAAGACATCGAGCGCCTCGGCTCTGACCTCGTCGTGCGTGGGTGCGATGCGCACGCCGTGATCGCCTTCGTTCAAGCGTTGTGTCAGAGACTTTCCATCATCGACTACGGATTCATGTCGGTGTCATGGTGAAGTCTGAGAAGACCAAGAGCCCGAGGGGGGTATTGTGGTCGATGTCCGGACCGTGAGGTCGCTGGTCTATCTGATCTGGCAAGAGAAGTGGGGTTTAGCTAAGGTCGGCATTGGTGACATCGACACCGGTCGTGTTGAGGACCATCAGGACTATGGCTTCATTGCAGCTGGCCAGGTTCTATTCGGCACCCGTGATCAGGCCGAGGCGCTCGAAGACGCGGTACTCACCTCCTGGCGCAACAGGGGTCTGGAACCAGTTCTCGCCGGTGACGCTGACTACGAGCGCTGGAAGTCGACGGTGGGCGGGGCCACGGAGACCGTCTCCCTGGACCAGGCGGGAAGTCTAGTTGCACTGTGGGACGGGATAGTCACCCTGGCCGAGGCGCACGGAGACTGGATCACGGTCCAGCGGTTCAACAACGGTTCGCCGCCGAGCACCCTGTGTTGTCCACCTGCTATTTTCCGCAACCCCCGCGACCTCGATTCCGAAGAGCTGCGTCACGAGTCCCAGATTATGTGGCTGGAACCTCCGGAGAAACACGAATACGTCCGTCAGAGGCTATACGACTCGGCGCACCGGAAGGGCCATCCCGCCGACCTGTTCGGAATGTCGAGGAGTCGCGAGATACGTCTGGTGGGCTATGCCGAGCTTGTGCGCGGGGCTCCCTCCACCAGCCCGACGGGACCCCAACGGTTCCGGCGCAGAGCCTTCTATGTCACTTCGCGCGACCGCAGCAGCAGGCCCGATGGCGCCTATCGCATGGCATGCCCGATCGAGGCGGTCGATCCGCTCACCGTCGCTGAGCGAGTCAGCGGCCGGTTGACTGACCGCGCGTGGGGAGGACCCATCCCGCCGCCGGTGAGGATTGACATGCCGTGCCCGTGGCGGCATCGATACAGCGATGACCCACTCGACCGGCCCTGCCAAGGCAACAAAGAAGAGGATCCAGACTGGTGGACGAGGTGGCATAGCACTTGGTGAACCTGACCGCGAGCCGGCCCGGGTTCTGGTTTCTGATCGTGCTGGAGGCCAGGCCGACTGGTTGCCGACCGCTGGCTGTGAACCGTGCGCCCGGGAAACGCGATGGCCAGCTCCGTGGAGGCGTCCCCTCAATCCGGTAGGTTTCCGAAGTCCTTGTCGGCGCTGCCGCAGAGTAGGAATACGAACCGTGCGAGATCAGTCCGTAGATCAGCGATGTCGAAGCCGTCGGTGTTGACGAATCTCGCCAGCGACGCGGCCAGGGTGCTGTTGTCCGGGCTACCGAGCCAGGTGCGTTTGGAAGTCCAGTAGCTCGGCGAGCTCAATCGCGTCCTCGGCTGCCAAGCCCGTCGCGGGCTCGGGCCCGTCGTGGTTATGCATGCGGCGACTCGGAGCGGCTTCGGGGCAGCAGCGTCAAGACGCCCGCGCCAAGCAACTCGGCGCGACGCCGGACATCGAGGTCCGGCTCCGCGCCGAGATCACCAAGCTGAAGAAGACAACCGCGAACAAGAACGAAAAGCTCAAGCAGCTCGAAGCCGACCTCGCCGCGCCGATTCGGGCCGTTCACGTTCTCACGTTGGAGAATCAGGCGTCGCGCGAGCAGCTTGCTCAGCCGCGCACCAACGTAGTCGCCGTCTGCCAGCGTTCTGGAGGCTCGACTTGTTGACCTGGCAAAGAGACCCGGCTTTGTTGCATGCTCGATCAGGTATAGGCTCAAGCGCCTTGTTCCAAACGCAGCTACTGACGCGGTCGCCGTAGAGGATCCCAACATGTTGATGCGTAAGATCGCGTTGTTGTGGTTCGTAATTGCGGTTATCGTGGCCGCCACCACTGCAGCCCTTGGCACCTATCTTCTGCGGCCCAGCTCGACGTCCCCTTCTGCCGATTCTACGATCTCCCACTCGTCGGCGCTGTCTTCCACGGCAGCACCCACTATCCCGGGCGTAGTCGCCGTCCTTAACCACATGAACGGCGGCTTGGGGAATGACGAGTACCGGGTTGGTCCCGACATTGACGGCGGCGTCTACCAGAGCCTGGGGCCCGAGCACAGTGGAACGCCCTGTACATGGGTCGTACTCAAGGATGCTTCCGGGCAGCCGGACGCCGTAGTTGCGAGCGGGACCTCGTTGGGTGGTCCCGACACCGTGAGAATCCTGTCGTCCGACTACAGCTTCCGCAGCTCCGGCTGTGCAACGTGGTGGCCCATCGGGCGCTGAACCAGTGATCGCCGATGTGGGCATCGGAGACTGCTATCCCGCACTGGTGGGGCGCATCGCTAACCATGCTGCAAGATCCCCCAGCCGATGCGGATGAGCGTTGCGGTAGCCTCGCCAGCGAGTGTTAGACAGCTGTCGTGGTGCGGTATCAGTGCAGCGCCGCGCGGATCGACGCCAACTCGCGAGTCACGCGTTCGAGGGCGGCGTCGAGCGCCACCGTCGGATCGTCATCAGTCCAGAACTCCACGACTCGCGCAAGCTGGGTATCCCAGAGGGCCATTTCGTCGTCGCTGGCCTGGATGCCCAGGTGCTTGGCGAGCTTGGCGAATCCTTCGCCGGGCAGACCGGTCTCCTTTGTGACGACCAGCGCGGAGAGCATCGGCCGACCTGTCCTACTCCAAAACCCTGCTACTGGGTGTGACCTGGGGTTTTAAGCCGCCGTTCGATACTTGTTGATCAAGCCTCCGAGTCGTTTTCGGCGGCGGATCTCGTTGATAGGCACTGGCATTGGGATCACGTTGGATCGATCGTCCGGTGCACGCAGACCCATTTCGTGGCCTTGATGAGAGCGGCCGGAGTTGTAGTGCTCGAGGTATTCGCCCAAGATCCGACGTAGGTGGTGCTGCCCGACTATGAGGAGACGGTCGCAGCATTCGCGGCGGATCGAGCCGATCAGCCGCTCCGCGTAGGCGTTCATCCTCGGCGCCTGCGGCGCGGTCAGCAAGGACTCGACACCGATCGAGGTGAACACCGCGTCGAAGGACTCGGTGAACTTTGCATCCCGGTCCCGGATCAGCCGGGTGAAGCGGTGCCCGGCCTGCTCCAGATCGGCGGCGAGTTCCCGGGCGACTTGAGTGGCCCAGGCGTCGGTCGGATGGTCGGTGACGCCCAGCAGATGGGCCCGGCGGCTGCCGACCTCAATGACGACCGCCGCATACAGCCGCTTCAGCATCACAGTGTCGACATGCAGAAAGTCGATTGCCAGAATCGTCTCTGCTTGGGAGCGCAGGAACGTTCGCCATGTGTCGTTACGCCGGTCCGGAGGCGGGATCCTGCGCGAGCGGAGGATCCGTCGGATCGTGGAGGCG
This portion of the Catenulispora sp. MAP5-51 genome encodes:
- a CDS encoding integrase core domain-containing protein is translated as MAVGLLYRIFVSVLGWLVLLARSSASKDAELLALRHEVAVLRRTNPKPRIDWSDRAVLSALARVLPKALRAHRLVTPGTLLRWHRRLIANKWRQPKPPGRPPIPADVVALIVRLASENPSWGTVRIQGELRRLGHRIGASTIRRILRSRRIPPPDRRNDTWRTFLRSQAETILAIDFLHVDTVMLKRLYAAVVIEVGSRRAHLLGVTDHPTDAWATQVARELAADLEQAGHRFTRLIRDRDAKFTESFDAVFTSIGVESLLTAPQAPRMNAYAERLIGSIRRECCDRLLIVGQHHLRRILGEYLEHYNSGRSHQGHEMGLRAPDDRSNVIPMPVPINEIRRRKRLGGLINKYRTAA
- a CDS encoding DUF6009 family protein; protein product: MVDVRTVRSLVYLIWQEKWGLAKVGIGDIDTGRVEDHQDYGFIAAGQVLFGTRDQAEALEDAVLTSWRNRGLEPVLAGDADYERWKSTVGGATETVSLDQAGSLVALWDGIVTLAEAHGDWITVQRFNNGSPPSTLCCPPAIFRNPRDLDSEELRHESQIMWLEPPEKHEYVRQRLYDSAHRKGHPADLFGMSRSREIRLVGYAELVRGAPSTSPTGPQRFRRRAFYVTSRDRSSRPDGAYRMACPIEAVDPLTVAERVSGRLTDRAWGGPIPPPVRIDMPCPWRHRYSDDPLDRPCQGNKEEDPDWWTRWHSTW
- a CDS encoding uracil-DNA glycosylase family protein, producing the protein MPRKPLGRLDTDKLGLDRFAALVPGELAGVSGRVFYSGRDAFSSMSPLYLLGLNPGGDPDAYRTETIGRHPAEVASHPGNWSAYRDEAWCGGEPGTWGLQPRVLHLLRRLSLDPGEVASSNLVFARSQQEASLTRRQLLQYADACWPFHQAVIESLQVRAVVCFGQTAGSYVRRRLHADRQCGEFVETNNRGWTSRAHAGEGGVNVVTVTHPSRTDWCNPAADISDLVSNSLS